The Desulfovibrio fairfieldensis sequence TGAACATGATCCTGGTCATGGCCTGGGGATTCCTCTTCGGCTTCATCCCGGTCAGCTGGTCCGCCTGGATTGCCCGCACGCTCGCCGACAAGGCGGAACTGGCGGGCGGCATCTCCGTGGCGGTCACCCAGTTTTCCATCGGCCTTGTGGCCGCCGTGGGCGGCCTGACTTTTGACGACTTCGGCATCAGCGGCATCTTTCTGATCGCCGTGACGTTTCTCCTCGCGGCCGCAGGCCTGGTCAGAGGCATTTTTACGCTGTACGCCAAGGACAGGGAGCAGCTCCCCTGAAGCCAAAAAACACGGCATAAAAGTCAGGCGGGCATTCAGAAAAATGTCGCCTGACTTTTGCGCGACGGCGGATATCGTCCGGTTAGGGGCTCTTACTTTGCTCTGATGAGGGTGTCGTCTGGGGTTCGCCCAACATCCTGACCAAATCCCTGCGCGGCGGCGCGCCGAACAGACGGCTGTATTCACGGCTGAACTGCGAGGAACTTTCATAGCCCACGGCACGGCCCGCGTGGTTGGCGTCCAGATTGCGGCTGAGCATCAGGCGCTGGGCCTCATAGAGCCGTAAACGCTTCTGGAATTGCAGAGGGCTCAGGGACGTCACCTTTTTAAACTGGCGGTGAAAGGTGGACGTGGCCATGGCGACCCGCGCGGCCAGCGCGTCCACCGACAGGGGCCGCATGTAGTTTGCCCGCAGCCAGATTATGGCCTCGGCCACCTGATGCCCGTGGGAACCGACCGTGTGGAGCCGCCGCAGATCCCCGCCCTGCGGCCCGGCCAGCACGCGGAAGAGGACCTCCCGCACCAGCAGCGGGGCCATCAGGGCCGCCTCTTCGGGCCTGTCCAGCAAGTCGACCAGGCGCGCAAAGGCGTCGTGGACGTCGGGCTCGACCCTGGCCACGGACACGCCGAGACAGCGGCCGCCCGGAGCATCGAAAGAGGATGCCGCCACTGAAGCCAGTTCCGTGGCAAGCGCCCGGTTGATCACCAGCGAGACGGCCAGCAGCGGCTGCTCCGGCGAGGCCCCGAGTATCCGGCTCTCGCTCGGCATGTCCACGCCGTTGACCAGGCAGTCCAGCTCTCCGTAGCGGAAGATCTCACGCCCGATCACGGACTTCTTGCGGCCCTGCACGATCAGGCCGACGGACGGAGCGTAAAAACAGGTATCCACCATATTCGCCGCGTTCCAGCGCGTCAGCGTCAGGCCCTCCACGGCCGTGGACTGCCTGCCCGGCTCCGGGGCCAGACGCATGAGCGTCGTCTTCAGGCGCTCATTGGCCTCCCGCATGGCCTCTTCCCGCATGGCGATCCCGTCTGTCTGCATGGCTTTCTCCGCAAGAAACGTTGTTTTCTCCCAGCTAGCACAGGCGGCGGCAGAGGGGAAGCTCACGGCAGAATCAGGCAAAAAATGGATAATTTTATTGCTTCATGGAGCCCAAGGTCGGGCTTATATCTGACGCAACAGCTGAAAACCCGGCAGAGGCGAGGGCATCCAGCCGCTCCAAGCCGGAAACCAAGCGAGGTAAGACCAGTATGAGCAAAAAAATTCTGATCCTTTCCACCAGCCCGCGCAAGGGCGGCAATTCCGACGGCCTGGCCGACGCCTTTGCCGAGGGCGCGCGGGAGGCAGGCCATCAGGTGGAAAAAATAGTTCTGTACGACAAAACCATCGGCTTTTGCAGAGGCTGTCTGGCCTGCCAGAAAACACAGCGCTGCGTCATCCGCGACGATGCGGATGCCATTGCGCAAACCATGCGGTCCGCCGAGGTCATCGTCTTTGCCACGCCCATTTACTTTTATGAAATGTGCGGCCAGATGAAGACCCTGCTCGACCGCACGAACCCCCTCTTCCCCTCGGACTACGCCTTCCGGGATATTTATCTGCTGGCCAGTGCGGCGGACGGGGCGGAAAGCGCCATGGACGGCGCGGTCAAGGGTCTGCAGGGCTGGATCGACTGTTTTGAAAAGGCCCGCCTGAAAGGCGTGGTCCGGGGCGTGGGCGTGACCGGTGTTGGTGAAATTCAGAACGTTCCCGCCGCCCTGAAAGCCGCTTACGACCTGGGCAGACAGGCCTGACCCAGGCAATGCTTATGACCACGGAGGAGGGGGCGCGTTGGGAGCGCGCCCCCTTTCAGATCAGGCCTTATTTCGGTAATCAGGGAACAGGTCGCCTTTGTACAGATGCAGCCCGGCCCGGGAATAGCCGGAAGCCACCTGGAACGCGGCGAGGTCGTCAAAAGTGTTTCCCACCACCTGCATGCCGATGGGAATATTGTTCCCGGCAATGCCCACCGGCACATCCACCACGGGATAGCGGCTGAGCAGGTTCCAGATATACGTCAGCACGTGCGCCATTCCTTTGACGGGTTTGCCGTTCACCATCACCGTGTCGGTGGTGGGATCGTTGTCCGCCGGGAAATACGGCGTTGCCAGAGTGGGCATGAGCAGGGCGCGATACCCCTTGCCGAAAACATCCTGCTGCAACTGCCGATGGAGCCGGGTCGCAAGTTCGTCGGCGGCTGCCATGGCCTCCGGGCCGCCGTTGCGCGCCTCCTTGAGGAAATGCGCGGCGTAGCTGGTGAGCTTGTCCCGATGTTGCCCGGCGTTCAGCAGCATGGCGCCGATCCCGGTGGAAAGCAGGCCGTGCATGAAGGTTTTGTACTGGCCCGCGTAGCTCCAGCCCAGCCTGACCTCGTCCACAACGGCCCCCTGGCCGCGCAGAACGGCCGCGGCATCCGCCAGCGCTTCCCGGACCGAAGGATCAATGCCCTCCGGTATCCAGCTCTCGAAATAATCAAGCGCGATTCTCACGCCCTTAAGACCCCCGTACGTGCGCGGATAGTCCAGTTTCGGCCGCAGGGCGGCATGCACCTTGGGATGCGGCCCGGTGATCACATTCTGCATCAGCACCATGTCGTCAAAGGTCCGGGCAAGGGGCCCGAGCGTCTCAAAGGTGGTCTCGGAAGTGGGAACACGGCCGAAAGGCGCCTTAAAGCCGTAGAGCCCGCAAAGCGATGCGGGAATCCGAATCGAGCCCCCCATGTCCGAGCCTGTGGCGAGAGTTGTGAATCCGGCCGCCAAGGCCGCCCCGGACCCGCCGGAGGAGCCGCCCACCGCGTAATGGAGGTTCCAGGGATTGCGCGTGACGCCCCACAGCCGGGACCATGTCTGGCTGTGGATATAGAGTTCCGGCACTGTGGTCTGAATGTGCAATATGGCCCCTTCAGAGAGCAGCATGTCGATGATGGCGGCGTTTTCCCCGGCCGGGGGAGCGTCCTGCAGAAGCACCGAGCCCATGGTCACGCGCCAGCCGCGCACGTCGTTTTCGTCCTTGACGGCGACGGTCACGCCTTCCAGGGCCCGAGCGGAACCAGATTTATAGCGTTTTTCCGCTTCCTTGGCGGCCTGCATGGCCTGGCCGAAATGCTCGTACGTAACGGCATTCACCTGACCATTGAATTTCAGATAGTCTTTTAATTCCCTGCCGCTGGTGTTCAACGGCCCGTTATATTTGTTTATTCTTTCAATCTGGGCCGTGAGCACGTCCACCGGGGACAGCGCGCCTTCCCTGAAATATTGTATCTGTTCCACAGCCGTCAGATAGGCCAGGCCCTCTTTCGCCGGAGCCCCGGCCAGGGAGGAACGAGGGAAGCCGATGGAGAAAAGCCCGGCTTCAATGGCCGCAATGGCGCTCAAACGGAGAAAGTCGCGCCGTTTTATAACAGAAATCATAATCAGTTCCTTGTATGTCTATGCCGCCGCAAGCGCTCTGCCGTTTCCGCAACGCGGCCGCAACAGCGGCGCCGCACAGCCAGGGCCCACGAGCGGCTTGTTTGCCGCGCCTCTCGCCCGAGGAGCCGCCTTTCCCGGGGCGGAACCGGCAATATGCAATCCGCCGCCTTCCGGGCCGTCCGGATGCGCGGCCCCCGCCCCGGCAGCGATAACCGGGAATACGCGTTCCTTATTCTATAATCATAGTTGGGAGCTTTTTCAATTCAGGAGGGATATGTTACATCCGGGCCCGCATCCGGATGCCGTCAAAAGCCGTGGAGAAGTCCAACAGCGGGGGCAGGCCGCGTTGTCGGGACGCGCGGAGATATATCTGATCCTCCCATGTGGAGTTACGCGCTTGCCGTATGGGGAGTGCGCCTGCCGCTTTCGTGGTGGCTGGGGCACGTGGTGCTGCGCTCTTCCGCCGGAGTTTATTGGGCCATGATCGCCTCCCAGCTCGTCCAGTGCGCCATGCTTCTGTGGGTGTTGCTGCGGGTGGACTGGAAACGCTTCGCCCTGGGCTCATCCCGCCCTTGAATGTAAAATGCCCCGCGCGCTCTGGGCGCGCGGGGCCGGGTTCACCGCCGTTCAAGCGAGGACAGCGCCCGCAAGGCTACTTGGCGTACGGCGGAATGGGCGTCTTGACCATCTTCATAAACTTGTCGGTCACATAGTCGGCGTTCTTGACCCTTTCATATTCCTCAGGGGTGAGGCGGCCCAACTGGGTAAAGAAGGCGGCCAGGTACCGCTGCCACTGCTGCGCCTCGCTCATGCCCTTGGAATTGTCCAGCAGCCTGAGCTGCTCCTCATAGTTGAAGACCGGGTGGGTCTTGATGTCCTTGAGAGCCACTTCCGGGGTGTACTGCTGGCCCGCCCAGTCCATGAAGAAACGGCGGTACAGGGGCACCAGGGATTCGGCGGGCTCGTTCTTGAGCATATGGATGCCGCGCATATAGGCGCGCAGGAAGCCGGTGATGACTTCCGGATGGGCGTCGGCATACTTTTTGTCTGCCTGGATCACAATGGGCAGGGTCTGGCCGCAATTCTTGATGTTGCCCGCCAGCCTCCAGCCCTTGGCTTCGCCTACGTAGAGGTGCGGCGCCCAGAGGGCCACGCCGTCGCCGGTGCCGTTTTCAAACGCGCCCAAGGCCTGGGGCTGATCCATGTTCTTGATGACCACGTCCTTGTCCGTGAGGCCCAGCACCTTGAGCCAGGAGGAAAGGGCCATGTGCGGCGAGGACATGGTGGTGCAGAGGAAGGTCTTGCCGCGCACGGTTTCCGGGCTGCCCAATACGTCGGGGAAGTCCTTGTTCCAGCCCTTGACCTTGGCGATGGGGCTGTCCGGGCGGACCAGCACGCCGTTGGTGTAGGATTCGTCATTGCCGATGGCGATCACATAGGTGTCGTAGCGCAGGCCGCCCCAGACGCCGGGCACCGCGCCGTTGCCCGCCACCACCCAGGAACCGGAGGGCGTGGCGTTGACGATGTCCATACCGGAATTGAAATAATTGACTTCGAAATCCAGGCCTTCTTCCTTGTCCCAGCCGCGTTCATGGGCCAGCCAGGCGGCGAAGGTTTCGTTTTCGTTCATCCAGCCCATGGGAACCTTGACCAATTCCTTGGCCTGCAACACGGGCGCGGCGGCCAGGAAAAGCACGGCCGCGAGGGCCGGACCCAAAAGATTGCGCAGTTTCATCCTCATGCCTCCAGGGTGAGAGGGTGTCGGGGCGGGACGCGGGCATGCCGCGCCCCGCGAAGCCTGATGCGCTACGAAGCCACGCAGGAGCGCACGCGCGGCGCGACCGGGGCGGCCTGACCGGCCTTGCCCTTGGGATCATAGGTGCGCGTCGTGGTGACCTTGTGCTGGGTGAAGAAGTCTATGCCGCCCTTGCCCTGCACCTTGTCCGTGCCGAGCAGGGAGCCCTTGATGCCGCCGAAGGGCACATAGGGATGCGGCGCGCAGATGCCCACGTTGACGCCCACCATGCCCACATCCGTATCGCGGCTGAACACTTCCGCGTAATGCATGTTCTGGGTGAAAATGCAGGCCCCGTTGCCGTATTCCGAACTGTTGACCAGCTCGATGGCGTCGTGAATGTCCGCCACCTTGATGGTGGCCACCAGAGGACCGAACACCTCGGTGGTGAACAGGGGGTTGCAGGGCGTCACGTCGCGGATGATGCAGGGGCCGACAAAGAAACCGTTCTTGTTCTTTTCCGGCAGGTCCACCCGGCGGCGATCCAGAACCAGCTTGCAGCCCTGGCCGTGTTTGAGGGCGATATCCACGTAATTGAGCACATTGTCCGCGGCCTTGCGGGAAATCAGCGGCCCCATGTAGACGTCGGGGTCAAAGGCGTCGCCCACCTTGACGGTCTTGGAGGCCTCGATCATGCGCTCCAGCACTTCCTCGTAAACTTCCGGCACGGCGGCCACGATGGACCCGGCCAAGCAGCGCTGCCCGGCGGAGCCGTAGCAGGAATTGAGGAAGTTGTTGATGAAGACGTCCATATTGCTGTCTTCCATGACCAGAAGCAGGTTCTTGGCCCCGCCCAGCAGCATGGAACGCTTGGCCCCCTTGGCGCAGCCCGCGGCCATGGCTTTGGCCGTGGGCGTGGAGCCCACCAGGCAGACGCCCGCCATGCGCGGGTCCTCATACCAGGAACCGGGAATGTCGCGGTTGCCGTGCACCACGTTGACCACGCCCGCGGGCAGCCCGATTTCCATGAAGATCTCGCAGATGAGCTGCATGAAATAGGGCGACTGGGTGGAGGGTTTGAAGATGAAGGTATTGCCCACGGCAATGGCGTAGGGAATGAACCAGCCGAAGACCAGGGCCGGGAAGTTGAAGGGAGCCACCCCGCCGAACACGCCCAGGGGCTGGCGTACCACCTTGGCCGAGATATTGGTGGAGATGTAATCCAAGGTGTCGCCCTGGATCGTGGACGGCGTGGCCGCGGCGGATTCCAGGATTTCGATCACCCGCTGCACTTCGCCGCGCGCTTCGGAAATATGCTTGGCCTGGTCCAGAGCAATGGCCTGGGCCAGTTTTTCCAGGTCCCGCACCATGCAGTCATGGATTTTGTAGATATAGGCCATGCGCTTGCCGATGGAGAGATTGCGCCAGGGCCTGTAGGCCGCATGGGCCGTGGCGATGGCCGCCTCAGCCGTGGCCGGGCCGGAAATGGGCACGCTGCCGATTTCCTCGCCGGTGGAGGGGTTGTAGAGCGGCACGCGCTTGCCGCCTGCCTCTTCCTGCCATTCGCCGTTGATGAAATTTTTGATCTTGATGTCCGACATGGCGTACCCTCCGCGTGGATACTGGTCTGTTACTAGAACGTGTTATCCTGACATGGCTTGCTCATTGGGCTGGAACCGGAGCATGTTCACATGGCCGCGATTTCAAAACGCATCCGCTCCGGGAAGTCCGGCTGATTCTTTTCCTCAATTTTCAGATAGCGTCTTTCGCGCACAGACTGCTTGCGGAAATCTGACAAAATCTGTCGGCAATCGGACAAAAAAGGCCATAAAAAAGCGACTGACGCATGCGAAGGCATGGAGGGAGGAGCCACGCGTTCAGGCTTAAGGCAGTTGAAGCATTTCAAGTGCTGGATGCTTTAATTGTCGCCGCGCGCCCGGAAAACGCAGCCCGGCGTGCGCCCGAAGGCCTGCTTGAAGGTGGCGATAAAGGCTGAAATCGAGGAATAGCCGCTGTCCAGGGCCACGGAGGTGACGCTCTCGCCCTGTTTCAGACGGTTGTAGGCGGCCTGCATGCGCTGGCGCTGCCGCCAGGTGCGGAAGGAAGTGCCGGTCTCCCGGCGGAAAAGCCGGGCCAGATTGCGCTCGGACATGCCCAGGCGCTCGGCCCACTGGGCCAGGGAAGTGGACACGCCGGGCGTGGTGAGCAGGGCCGTGCACAGTTCCACCAGGCGGTGGTCGCTGGGCATGGCCAGCGGCTGCGCCTCTTCCGGCGATTCCAGAAGCAGGTCCAGCAGCACGGCCACCAGACGGCCCCGGGCATCCGCACCGTAGGAATAGGGCTGCGGCGTGAGATGCAGCAGCAATTCGCGCACCAGGGGCGTGATCTCCATCACGTGGCAGCGGGTGAAACGCTCCACCCCCAGCAGAACGCGCTGGTCGATCCAGAGGCTGCAATCCCTGGCTTCGCAAGGCACATACCATTCATGACGGCAACCGGCGGGCACCCAGACGGCCCGCTGGGGCGGGGCCAGCCAGTTGCCCTGCTCCGTGCACATGACCATGCAGCCGTGCCCGGTGTAGGCCAGCTCGCCCCAGGGATGCACATGGGGCTTGCTCCAGGTATCGGGTGGGAAGTCGTCATTAAACCAGACTACCGGCCTGGCGGCCGGATCATAGGGCGCGAGATAGCTTTTGGCTTCCAGTGGTTCCATGGACGCCCCGCAAAAGCAAATCCGAATAAAAAGGGGCCTGTTGCGTGGCCCTTTGGCGCTTCCCCAGAGCAATTTCACTTTGAAATTTGTAGAATTTCAAAGCTAATCTGCTCTAGAGACAGTCGCTACGAGACGGATTTTCGTGTTATATCAAGGAGAACGAGCCTTTTATGCAGGGAGTGTACTCTTCTGGTACTCGCTTTATCCGTTGCGACGAAGGAAGCTACGGATGAAGACAGCAATGAGTTACACAAAATTCCTTTCATCGAAATCACTATCGCTATCCATAACACAGCAGAGCTGTGAACGGCTAGCGCGACCGAAATAAAAGGCGATGTTCGACGCGGAGATAACCGAAAAGACGCTCGTGACGACAGTCTCTAAAAGTCCAGCTTGAACTGCATGCCAAGCCCCAGCGCAGAATCCGGCTGGCTGTTGCTGGCGCTGTGATCCCGGTTCTGCTCGTCCTTGAGAATCAGCTCCGGGCCCACGCTGATGCTCAGATCCTCTCCGGTTTCCAGATCGGCAAAAGCCCGCACCACATGGCGGCTTTCCAGAGGCAGAATTTCATCCGGCCGCGCGGTCTCCGTGGGCAGGCGCTCCCGCCAGGTGGAGGTTTCATTTTCCACACTGAGGGCCAGGCCGCTCTTTTTCTTCTTGCTTCCGGCCGCTTCATTGAGGGCATTGTCGATGCCCGGCGCGGTGTTCATGGCTTTCTTCTTGACCCCGGCCTTGCTCACGGCGCGGTCATGCAGGCTCCGCACGGGCATGCCCTGGCGCCAGATGGCGGCATCGCGGTCATCCGACTGTCCGAAAGCCCAGGCATTGCCGTGCAGGGCCTTCTTTTTCCGGGCGTCGGCCTTGGCGCCCGTCCCCGGACGGTTTTGCCCGGACGCGGCCCCGGCCGGATGCTTGTCCGTCGCGGGACGCGTTCCGGCAACTTGCGGCGCGACGCGCTGTTCCGCCGCCGCGACTGAGCCCGCAGGCCAATACGCGCCGCAGGCCAGGGCCGCAATAGCGGTGAAAATCATCATCCATCGGTTCTTCATGCTTTTTCTTACTTCAGGCTGTGCGTCCCTGTAAAGCCCGGACGGCTCTTTTTCAGAGGCGGTCCTCATAAAAATGCAAGCCCGCGATTTGCCGCATGCCCGGAAGAAAAATCCATAGCAAATCATCTTGAGCAATCTAAAGTTTTATTGGAAACTACCGATCAAATGATTACGAATATAAATAAAATATGTATTTTTTCCATGATATGTACAAATAAGTCGACATATCAAAAAAAATATCTACGTCTTTACAATTATCATTTATTTTATGACGAGATAACACATATGAATATATTTTTTCAAATTTTTTCTTTAGAGAGAGAGAGAGAGAGAGAGAGAGAGAGAGAGAGAGAGAGAGAGAGAGAGAGAGAACTTTAACTTTTTGATGCAGTCATCTGCTTGCGGTTGCTGAGACCGGAACGCCTTTGTGTAAACTGAGGCGCTCCGGTTTTGCCGTAATTAAGAGGGACGATAAGGTTTTCGATATACAAAAACAGTCACGAAAAAGAGGAAGAAAAAAACTTTAGAATGGGCAAGGGGCCGGAGTGGCTTGTCCGGCGGATATCCGCCGCAATATTTTCGTGGCCCTGCCGGCAAGGCCGCCCGCCGGGCCGGTGAAAAATCTTTGTCTTATGAGGAGGGAATCGATGAAGAACCTGAAAATCGGAATGAAAATGGCGCTGGGGATAGGCACTATCCTCCTGCTGGTCTTGCTCAACAGTGTATTTTCCATCAATTCGCTGGTGGGCATTGAGGACGGCATGACGTCCATCGAGGAAAGCTATCTGCCCCTGGACGAACTGGCCGCCACGGCGCAGGACAGGCTCAAGGACGTGCCCGCCAGCATGAACATGTACCTGCTTACCGGGCGGGAGTCATACTGGGACGTCACCGAGAAAAGCCTGATCGACGTGAATGGGCAAATAGACAAACTGGTCAAGGCCATTGCGGACAATCCGGACATCGACACAGCGCTGGGACCGCAGTTGCAGGGCAAATTCAAGCAATTCGAGACAACCCTGCGCAATGTCCACGCAACCAATGAAGCCTTCATCCAGGCCAGAGGCATCATGACCCCCGCCGGCCTCAGGGCCGGCACCGCTGTAAGCGACTACAAGCAGGGAATGCTCAAAACCTTCCGGGAAGCCCAGGCCAGAGGCGACATCGCGGAAATGGGCCTGCGTCTGGATCGCCTTGAGGCGGCCGACGCCATAGCCGAGAGCATCAACGATATCCGGATCAGAATGCTGCGCGGCATGGCCGAACAGAACCGCGAATATTCCAAAGACAATGTCACCAAACTTTTCCCCAAGGTGCTCGCCGACATCGATAATCTGCTGGCCAAGGTCACTAATCCGAAGTGGCGCGAGGTGATCAGCGTCATGCGCAAGGACACGGAAACCTTCCGCGATGCGCAACGCAATATGCTCGAACTCTGGGACAAAACCGACGCCCTGAACATTCAGCGCAATGAAACCAGAGAGGCGAGCCTGGCCATCATGGCCGACATCGCCTCCCGGACGGCCAAACTGCAGGCCGGCGTCGTCGGAAAAGTGTCACAGGCCTCCAACGACAGCGTAAAGGTGACCTTCGGCGTCTGCGCGGTACTCCTTGTGCTCGGACTTCTGATCGGCATCTTCCTGACGCGCTCCATCACAACGCCCATGGCCAAAACCCTCGGCTTCGCCCAGTCCGTGGCCCGGGGCGAGCTGGACCAGAGGCTGCGCCTGGAGCAACGGGATGAATTCGGACGCCTTTCCGAGGCGTTGGACAGTATGGTGGATTCCCTGAACGAAAAAATCGAGGAAGCCAACGCCAAGTCCGCCGAAGCTCAGGCCAAGGGCGATGAAGCCACGCTTGCCATGGAAAAAGCCGAAGCTGCGGGCAAGGAAGCCCAGGCCAAGACCGAGGCCATGCTGACCGCCGCCGGCAGGCTGGAAGAAGTGGCCTCGGTGGTCTCCTCCGCCTCCACCCAGCTGTCGGCCCAGATCGAGCAGTCCGACCGTGGCGCCGGCGAATCCTCCCAGCGCCTGGGCGAAGCGGCCACGGCCATGAATGAGATGAACGCCACGGTCCAGGAAGTCGCCCAAAACGCTGGTT is a genomic window containing:
- a CDS encoding AraC family transcriptional regulator — protein: MQTDGIAMREEAMREANERLKTTLMRLAPEPGRQSTAVEGLTLTRWNAANMVDTCFYAPSVGLIVQGRKKSVIGREIFRYGELDCLVNGVDMPSESRILGASPEQPLLAVSLVINRALATELASVAASSFDAPGGRCLGVSVARVEPDVHDAFARLVDLLDRPEEAALMAPLLVREVLFRVLAGPQGGDLRRLHTVGSHGHQVAEAIIWLRANYMRPLSVDALAARVAMATSTFHRQFKKVTSLSPLQFQKRLRLYEAQRLMLSRNLDANHAGRAVGYESSSQFSREYSRLFGAPPRRDLVRMLGEPQTTPSSEQSKSP
- a CDS encoding flavodoxin family protein; translated protein: MSKKILILSTSPRKGGNSDGLADAFAEGAREAGHQVEKIVLYDKTIGFCRGCLACQKTQRCVIRDDADAIAQTMRSAEVIVFATPIYFYEMCGQMKTLLDRTNPLFPSDYAFRDIYLLASAADGAESAMDGAVKGLQGWIDCFEKARLKGVVRGVGVTGVGEIQNVPAALKAAYDLGRQA
- a CDS encoding amidase, with protein sequence MISVIKRRDFLRLSAIAAIEAGLFSIGFPRSSLAGAPAKEGLAYLTAVEQIQYFREGALSPVDVLTAQIERINKYNGPLNTSGRELKDYLKFNGQVNAVTYEHFGQAMQAAKEAEKRYKSGSARALEGVTVAVKDENDVRGWRVTMGSVLLQDAPPAGENAAIIDMLLSEGAILHIQTTVPELYIHSQTWSRLWGVTRNPWNLHYAVGGSSGGSGAALAAGFTTLATGSDMGGSIRIPASLCGLYGFKAPFGRVPTSETTFETLGPLARTFDDMVLMQNVITGPHPKVHAALRPKLDYPRTYGGLKGVRIALDYFESWIPEGIDPSVREALADAAAVLRGQGAVVDEVRLGWSYAGQYKTFMHGLLSTGIGAMLLNAGQHRDKLTSYAAHFLKEARNGGPEAMAAADELATRLHRQLQQDVFGKGYRALLMPTLATPYFPADNDPTTDTVMVNGKPVKGMAHVLTYIWNLLSRYPVVDVPVGIAGNNIPIGMQVVGNTFDDLAAFQVASGYSRAGLHLYKGDLFPDYRNKA
- a CDS encoding ABC transporter substrate-binding protein, encoding MKLRNLLGPALAAVLFLAAAPVLQAKELVKVPMGWMNENETFAAWLAHERGWDKEEGLDFEVNYFNSGMDIVNATPSGSWVVAGNGAVPGVWGGLRYDTYVIAIGNDESYTNGVLVRPDSPIAKVKGWNKDFPDVLGSPETVRGKTFLCTTMSSPHMALSSWLKVLGLTDKDVVIKNMDQPQALGAFENGTGDGVALWAPHLYVGEAKGWRLAGNIKNCGQTLPIVIQADKKYADAHPEVITGFLRAYMRGIHMLKNEPAESLVPLYRRFFMDWAGQQYTPEVALKDIKTHPVFNYEEQLRLLDNSKGMSEAQQWQRYLAAFFTQLGRLTPEEYERVKNADYVTDKFMKMVKTPIPPYAK
- a CDS encoding aldehyde dehydrogenase family protein, whose amino-acid sequence is MSDIKIKNFINGEWQEEAGGKRVPLYNPSTGEEIGSVPISGPATAEAAIATAHAAYRPWRNLSIGKRMAYIYKIHDCMVRDLEKLAQAIALDQAKHISEARGEVQRVIEILESAAATPSTIQGDTLDYISTNISAKVVRQPLGVFGGVAPFNFPALVFGWFIPYAIAVGNTFIFKPSTQSPYFMQLICEIFMEIGLPAGVVNVVHGNRDIPGSWYEDPRMAGVCLVGSTPTAKAMAAGCAKGAKRSMLLGGAKNLLLVMEDSNMDVFINNFLNSCYGSAGQRCLAGSIVAAVPEVYEEVLERMIEASKTVKVGDAFDPDVYMGPLISRKAADNVLNYVDIALKHGQGCKLVLDRRRVDLPEKNKNGFFVGPCIIRDVTPCNPLFTTEVFGPLVATIKVADIHDAIELVNSSEYGNGACIFTQNMHYAEVFSRDTDVGMVGVNVGICAPHPYVPFGGIKGSLLGTDKVQGKGGIDFFTQHKVTTTRTYDPKGKAGQAAPVAPRVRSCVAS
- a CDS encoding helix-turn-helix transcriptional regulator, which translates into the protein MEPLEAKSYLAPYDPAARPVVWFNDDFPPDTWSKPHVHPWGELAYTGHGCMVMCTEQGNWLAPPQRAVWVPAGCRHEWYVPCEARDCSLWIDQRVLLGVERFTRCHVMEITPLVRELLLHLTPQPYSYGADARGRLVAVLLDLLLESPEEAQPLAMPSDHRLVELCTALLTTPGVSTSLAQWAERLGMSERNLARLFRRETGTSFRTWRQRQRMQAAYNRLKQGESVTSVALDSGYSSISAFIATFKQAFGRTPGCVFRARGDN
- a CDS encoding HAMP domain-containing methyl-accepting chemotaxis protein, translated to MKNLKIGMKMALGIGTILLLVLLNSVFSINSLVGIEDGMTSIEESYLPLDELAATAQDRLKDVPASMNMYLLTGRESYWDVTEKSLIDVNGQIDKLVKAIADNPDIDTALGPQLQGKFKQFETTLRNVHATNEAFIQARGIMTPAGLRAGTAVSDYKQGMLKTFREAQARGDIAEMGLRLDRLEAADAIAESINDIRIRMLRGMAEQNREYSKDNVTKLFPKVLADIDNLLAKVTNPKWREVISVMRKDTETFRDAQRNMLELWDKTDALNIQRNETREASLAIMADIASRTAKLQAGVVGKVSQASNDSVKVTFGVCAVLLVLGLLIGIFLTRSITTPMAKTLGFAQSVARGELDQRLRLEQRDEFGRLSEALDSMVDSLNEKIEEANAKSAEAQAKGDEATLAMEKAEAAGKEAQAKTEAMLTAAGRLEEVASVVSSASTQLSAQIEQSDRGAGESSQRLGEAATAMNEMNATVQEVAQNAGSASTASAETREKAAAGSHIVEQAVQSIGEVHQMSLALKEDMVQLNEHAQDITRIMNVISDIADQTNLLALNAAIEAARAGEAGRGFAVVADEVRKLAEKTMASTNDVGNAIKAIQESTAKSMTGVDQAVERIGEATDLASRSGQALQEIVRNAEATADQVNAIATASEEQSAASEEINQTIVEVNDMSRQTAEAMAEAAKAVTELADQAQNLTGLIHEMKQG